Proteins encoded by one window of Streptomyces sp. NBC_01571:
- a CDS encoding DUF1349 domain-containing protein has product MDLELPELPFSLRTYGPDGHWSYEDGVLAGWAGGRQDRFVPPTGEALDPASDAPRLLGAPEGDFQLIARVTVGFGASFDAGVLYVHVGERAWAKLCLEYSPDVPTVCTVVTRGHSDDANSFTVEGSSVWLRISRTGRAFAFHASRNGTNWTFIRLFTLGDEKETSDALVGFMTQSPMGEGCVVTYDGIEFRPHWPQDLRDGS; this is encoded by the coding sequence ATGGACCTGGAACTTCCTGAACTTCCCTTCTCGCTGCGCACGTACGGCCCGGACGGGCACTGGTCCTACGAGGACGGGGTGCTCGCGGGCTGGGCCGGCGGTCGCCAGGACCGTTTCGTGCCGCCCACCGGCGAGGCCCTGGACCCCGCCTCGGACGCGCCCCGGCTGCTCGGCGCCCCCGAGGGGGACTTCCAGCTGATCGCCCGGGTCACGGTCGGCTTCGGTGCCTCCTTCGACGCGGGCGTGCTCTACGTCCACGTGGGGGAGCGGGCCTGGGCGAAGCTGTGCCTGGAGTACTCCCCGGACGTGCCCACCGTCTGCACCGTGGTCACCCGGGGCCATTCCGACGACGCCAACTCCTTCACCGTGGAGGGGAGTTCAGTCTGGCTGCGGATCAGCAGGACCGGCCGCGCCTTCGCCTTCCACGCCTCGCGCAACGGAACGAACTGGACGTTCATCCGGCTCTTCACGCTGGGCGACGAGAAGGAGACGTCCGACGCGCTGGTCGGCTTCATGACGCAGTCCCCGATGGGGGAGGGGTGCGTGGTCACGTACGACGGCATCGAGTTCCGCCCGCACTGGCCCCAGGACCTGAGGGACGGCAGCTGA
- a CDS encoding aldehyde dehydrogenase (NADP(+)): protein MAAAPVWSVDPRTGKQREQVAVEATAQEVDETVRAAHAARGALLDRTARAAFLRTAADLLEGAKDHLVEAADAETALGPVRLTGELTRTCYQLRAFGDIVDEGAFLDVVINHPDDTATPPIPDLRRYKVPLGVVAVYSASNFPFAFSVAGGDTASALAAGCPVVVKAHPDHPALSELVAAVLRRAAGRHGIPAGVVGLVHGFDAGVELVRHPLVAAAGFTGSVRGGRALFDAAAARPVPIPFHGELGSLNPVVVTEAAAAERAEAIGAGLAGSMTLGVGQFCVKPGLVLAPASAAGDRLVKSLTDAVSNTDAGVLLDHRMRDNFVAGVAERAGLPGVEAPVTPGAGGEHTVSPGFLTVPAQKLATAGEHDLLLEECFGPLTVIARYEDESEAGAVLARLPGNLTATVQLSAEEAAGQGRGAEILAELTPLAGRVVVNGWPTGVAVAPAQHHGGPYPATTSTSTSVGGTAIERWLRPVAYQGAPEALLPAELRDDNPLDLPRRFNGRLER, encoded by the coding sequence GTGGCAGCAGCACCAGTCTGGAGTGTCGACCCCCGTACCGGGAAGCAGCGCGAGCAGGTTGCGGTGGAGGCCACAGCCCAGGAGGTCGACGAGACCGTCCGCGCCGCGCACGCCGCCCGGGGAGCCCTCCTGGACCGCACCGCGCGCGCGGCCTTCCTGCGTACCGCCGCGGACCTGCTCGAAGGGGCCAAGGACCACCTCGTCGAGGCCGCCGACGCGGAGACCGCGCTCGGACCGGTCCGGCTCACCGGCGAACTCACCCGCACCTGCTACCAGTTGCGGGCCTTCGGGGACATCGTCGACGAGGGCGCGTTCCTCGACGTCGTGATCAACCACCCCGATGACACGGCGACCCCGCCGATCCCGGACCTGCGCCGCTACAAGGTGCCGCTGGGTGTCGTCGCCGTCTACTCGGCCTCGAACTTCCCCTTCGCCTTCTCGGTCGCCGGCGGCGACACGGCGAGCGCGCTGGCGGCCGGCTGCCCGGTCGTGGTCAAGGCGCACCCCGACCACCCGGCGCTCTCCGAGCTGGTCGCGGCCGTCCTGCGCCGGGCCGCTGGCCGGCACGGCATCCCGGCGGGCGTCGTGGGCCTGGTGCACGGCTTCGACGCGGGCGTCGAACTCGTCCGGCATCCGCTGGTCGCGGCGGCCGGGTTCACCGGGTCCGTCCGTGGCGGCCGGGCGCTCTTCGACGCGGCGGCCGCGCGCCCCGTGCCGATCCCCTTCCACGGCGAGCTCGGCTCCCTGAACCCCGTCGTCGTCACCGAGGCCGCGGCGGCCGAGCGCGCCGAGGCGATCGGTGCCGGACTCGCGGGCTCGATGACGCTGGGCGTCGGCCAGTTCTGTGTGAAGCCCGGCCTGGTGCTGGCCCCGGCGAGCGCGGCCGGCGACCGTCTGGTCAAGTCGCTCACCGACGCCGTCAGCAACACCGACGCCGGTGTCCTCCTCGACCACCGTATGCGCGACAACTTCGTCGCCGGGGTCGCCGAGCGCGCCGGACTCCCCGGCGTGGAGGCCCCGGTGACGCCCGGCGCGGGCGGCGAGCACACGGTGAGCCCCGGCTTCCTGACCGTGCCCGCGCAGAAGCTCGCGACCGCCGGTGAGCACGACCTGCTCCTGGAGGAGTGCTTCGGCCCGCTCACGGTGATCGCCCGCTACGAGGACGAGTCCGAGGCCGGCGCGGTCCTCGCCCGTCTGCCCGGCAACCTCACCGCCACCGTGCAGCTCTCCGCCGAGGAAGCGGCCGGCCAGGGGCGCGGCGCCGAGATCCTCGCCGAGCTGACGCCGCTCGCCGGGCGCGTGGTGGTCAACGGCTGGCCGACGGGCGTCGCCGTCGCCCCGGCCCAGCACCACGGTGGTCCGTACCCCGCGACGACGTCCACGTCGACCTCCGTCGGCGGCACGGCGATCGAGCGGTGGCTCCGGCCGGTGGCCTATCAGGGCGCGCCCGAGGCGCTGTTGCCCGCCGAACTGAGGGACGACAACCCGTTGGACCTGCCGCGTCGGTTCAACGGGCGGCTGGAGCGCTGA
- a CDS encoding IclR family transcriptional regulator — protein sequence MSAGETGGGAQVKSAVRTVELLEYFAGRPGMHSLAAVQEAVGYPKSSLYMLLRTLVELGWVETDATGTRYGIGVRALLVGTSYIDGDEVVAAARPTLDRLSDDTTETIHLARLDGTNVVYLATRQSQHYLRPFTRVGRRLPAHSTSLGKALLATHTDEQVRKMLPETLPALTEHTITDREKLIEELRQVREQGFAVDREENTLGLRCFGVAIPYRTPARDAISCSVPVARLTPAHEQTVKDALFDARDRLTLATRRL from the coding sequence ATGTCGGCAGGCGAGACAGGCGGCGGAGCGCAGGTCAAGTCCGCGGTACGGACCGTGGAATTGCTCGAGTACTTCGCGGGCCGGCCCGGAATGCACTCCCTGGCCGCGGTCCAGGAGGCCGTCGGTTATCCGAAGTCCAGCCTGTACATGCTGCTGCGCACCCTCGTGGAGCTCGGCTGGGTGGAGACGGACGCGACGGGCACGCGGTACGGCATCGGCGTGCGCGCCCTGCTGGTCGGTACCTCGTACATCGACGGCGACGAGGTGGTGGCCGCGGCCCGGCCCACCCTGGACCGGCTGTCGGACGACACGACCGAGACCATCCACCTTGCACGCCTGGACGGCACGAACGTCGTCTATCTGGCCACCCGCCAGTCCCAGCACTACCTGCGCCCCTTCACCAGGGTGGGCCGCCGCCTCCCGGCGCACTCGACCTCGCTCGGCAAGGCGCTGCTCGCCACCCACACCGACGAGCAGGTCCGCAAGATGCTCCCGGAGACGCTCCCCGCCCTCACCGAGCACACGATCACCGACCGCGAGAAGCTCATCGAGGAGCTGCGCCAGGTGCGGGAGCAGGGCTTCGCCGTGGACCGCGAGGAGAACACGCTGGGGCTGCGCTGCTTCGGCGTCGCGATCCCGTACCGCACCCCGGCCCGTGACGCGATCAGCTGCTCGGTGCCGGTCGCCCGGCTCACCCCCGCGCACGAGCAGACGGTGAAGGACGCGCTGTTCGACGCCCGCGACCGGCTGACGCTCGCCACCCGGAGGCTCTGA
- a CDS encoding GNAT family N-acetyltransferase gives MEVALRPVHDSDLPVFYRQLNDPESLRTAAFTPRDPADREAFDAHWKRVRASSDVTRTVLADGDVVGSAAVYGEPGEREVTYWIDRAYWGRGIATAALRDLLAEVPERPLYARAAADNTGSRRVLEKCGFQVTARARGYAHARGEETDEVVLTLAR, from the coding sequence ATGGAGGTCGCGCTCCGCCCGGTCCACGACAGCGACCTGCCGGTCTTCTACCGGCAGCTGAACGACCCCGAGTCCCTCCGGACGGCCGCGTTCACCCCCAGGGACCCGGCCGACCGGGAGGCCTTCGACGCCCACTGGAAGCGTGTCCGCGCCTCGTCCGACGTGACGCGCACGGTGCTCGCGGACGGCGACGTGGTGGGCAGCGCCGCGGTGTACGGGGAGCCCGGTGAGCGCGAGGTCACGTACTGGATCGACCGCGCCTACTGGGGCCGGGGCATCGCGACGGCCGCGCTGCGGGACCTGCTGGCCGAGGTGCCCGAGCGCCCGCTGTACGCGCGGGCGGCTGCCGACAACACCGGGTCACGGCGGGTCCTGGAGAAGTGCGGGTTCCAGGTCACCGCGCGGGCCCGGGGGTACGCGCACGCCCGGGGCGAGGAGACGGACGAGGTCGTTCTCACCCTGGCGCGCTGA
- a CDS encoding penicillin-binding protein 2 — MNKTIRRAAVFTLLLVISLLVRATWVQFYDGKALADDKNNRRNAIEQYANPLGNIIVAGDAITGSAQTKGSDLRYKRTYTDGSLYAAVTGYSSQVFGATQLEGIYRNLLDGTDIQLRNPLDTVTGKRADPGDVVTTIDPDVQKAAYRALGDKKGGAVAIDPTTGRILAAVSTPSYDPSLLSTGDSAAWKRLTTDADKPMTNRAMRQPLPPGSTFKLVVAAAALEDGLYADVDAKTDSPNPYTLPNTTTVLKNESASAPCANASIRVALQYSCNNVFAKMAVDLGQDRLRAMAEKFGFNDTSQDVPVRAYPSVYPSDMDKSSTALTGIGQYDVTATPLQMAMVSAAIANDGKQVSPHMVTQTSDAGGTVVKNYDDSTETKEIVSPSTAEQLRSAMRTVVEDGTGTNARIPGATVGGKTGTAQHGENNSKTPYAWFTSYAKSDSNGKEVAVAVMVEQSDAARSEVSGNGLAAPVARAMMQAALKN; from the coding sequence ATGAACAAGACGATCAGGCGTGCCGCCGTCTTCACCCTGCTGCTCGTGATCTCCCTGCTGGTCAGGGCGACCTGGGTGCAGTTCTACGACGGCAAGGCACTCGCGGACGACAAGAACAACCGGCGGAACGCGATCGAGCAGTACGCGAACCCGCTCGGGAACATCATCGTGGCCGGCGACGCGATCACCGGTTCCGCGCAGACGAAGGGCAGCGACCTCAGGTACAAGCGCACGTACACCGACGGCAGCCTGTACGCGGCCGTCACGGGCTACAGCTCGCAGGTGTTCGGGGCGACCCAGCTGGAGGGCATCTACCGGAACCTGCTGGACGGCACGGACATCCAGCTCAGGAACCCCCTCGACACGGTCACCGGCAAGCGCGCCGATCCGGGTGACGTGGTCACGACGATCGACCCGGACGTGCAGAAGGCGGCGTACAGGGCGCTCGGCGACAAGAAGGGCGGGGCCGTCGCCATCGACCCCACGACCGGCAGGATCCTCGCCGCCGTCTCCACGCCGTCGTACGACCCCTCGCTGCTGAGCACCGGCGACTCCGCCGCCTGGAAGAGGCTGACGACGGACGCGGACAAGCCGATGACCAACCGGGCGATGCGCCAGCCGCTGCCCCCGGGGTCCACGTTCAAGCTGGTCGTCGCCGCGGCCGCCCTGGAGGACGGGCTGTACGCGGACGTGGATGCCAAGACGGACAGCCCGAACCCGTACACGCTGCCGAACACGACGACCGTCCTGAAGAACGAGAGCGCCTCCGCACCCTGTGCGAACGCCTCGATCCGTGTCGCGCTGCAGTACTCCTGCAACAACGTCTTCGCGAAGATGGCCGTCGACCTCGGCCAGGACAGGCTGAGGGCGATGGCCGAGAAGTTCGGCTTCAACGACACCTCGCAGGATGTGCCGGTGCGGGCGTACCCGAGTGTCTATCCCTCGGACATGGACAAGTCGTCCACGGCGCTGACGGGCATCGGCCAGTACGACGTGACCGCGACCCCGCTCCAGATGGCCATGGTGTCGGCGGCTATTGCCAACGACGGCAAGCAGGTCTCGCCGCACATGGTGACGCAGACCAGTGACGCCGGCGGCACTGTGGTGAAGAACTACGACGACAGTACGGAGACCAAGGAGATCGTCAGTCCGTCGACCGCCGAACAGCTCCGGTCCGCGATGCGCACGGTCGTCGAGGACGGCACGGGCACGAACGCGAGGATCCCCGGCGCGACGGTGGGCGGCAAGACGGGAACGGCCCAGCACGGCGAGAACAACAGCAAGACGCCCTACGCCTGGTTCACGTCGTACGCGAAGTCCGACTCGAACGGCAAGGAGGTCGCCGTCGCGGTCATGGTCGAGCAGTCCGACGCGGCCCGCTCCGAGGTCAGCGGCAACGGCCTGGCGGCCCCGGTGGCCAGGGCGATGATGCAGGCGGCCCTGAAGAACTGA